A single window of Moorena sp. SIOASIH DNA harbors:
- a CDS encoding adenylate/guanylate cyclase domain-containing protein: protein MFCLGVGIALSSMSRLSMDLIESHALEYSALSAQVINQARNLYSTEVVSRAQTVDGITVTHNYTTKKGAIPNPATYVIELGSRISANDTGALIRLYSDYPFPNRQAEGGPKDDFEWDALRFLRKYPTQSFFRQEQIQGRSSFRYAEAIIMQPSCIACHNSHPDSPRMDWKVGDVRGVLEIIQPLDKFVVHTQMSLRSTFITLGGLSVLALSGLMLVIGRLRQTAKELTRRVRERTAELAEANQDLEKRNQIISQIFGRYLSQEVVDKLLEKPEELKLGGQRKTLTILTSDLRGFTALSERLLPEEVVKILNLYLKHMSEVITKYQGTIDKFMGDGILVLFGAPTAREDDTKRAVACAVAMQLAMVPVNETMNEWGYPPLEMGIGINTGDVVVGNIGSEKRTDYSVVGSQVNLTYRIESYTIGGQILISQSTFEQVKSIVITHGHKQVQPKGVKQPITIYQVVGIGDDYNLFLPKEDENFFYLPKAIPLTYKILEGKHIGKNLFLGSLVKLSAKGAKVRSYERRREDLPVELSNITLNILNQYQAEYSDDIYAKVTSIETENLEFYIRFTSQPPEVNKRLDALYNSINDTSEYKALGINS, encoded by the coding sequence ATGTTTTGCCTGGGAGTGGGAATTGCCCTCTCAAGTATGTCTCGTCTGTCAATGGATCTAATTGAATCCCACGCACTAGAGTATTCAGCCTTATCCGCTCAAGTTATTAATCAGGCACGTAACCTCTACAGTACTGAGGTGGTTAGTCGTGCTCAAACTGTTGATGGGATTACCGTTACCCATAACTACACCACCAAAAAAGGGGCAATTCCTAATCCAGCCACCTATGTGATCGAACTGGGTTCGCGCATCAGTGCCAATGATACGGGAGCTTTAATCAGGCTTTACAGTGATTATCCGTTTCCCAATCGACAAGCTGAAGGGGGTCCGAAAGATGATTTTGAATGGGATGCACTCAGATTCTTGAGAAAATATCCCACTCAGTCATTTTTTCGCCAAGAGCAGATCCAAGGTCGTTCTTCATTTCGATATGCAGAAGCCATCATTATGCAGCCTAGCTGCATTGCTTGTCATAACAGCCATCCGGATAGTCCCAGGATGGATTGGAAAGTAGGAGATGTCAGAGGTGTTTTGGAAATCATTCAGCCTCTAGACAAATTTGTGGTACACACACAAATGAGTCTGAGGAGTACATTTATCACCTTAGGAGGACTATCTGTGTTGGCACTCTCAGGGCTAATGCTGGTTATCGGTAGATTGCGTCAAACAGCAAAGGAATTAACAAGGCGGGTTAGGGAACGCACGGCTGAGTTGGCTGAAGCTAACCAAGATTTAGAAAAAAGGAATCAAATCATTAGTCAGATTTTTGGGCGTTACCTCAGTCAGGAAGTGGTAGATAAGTTACTGGAAAAACCCGAAGAATTGAAACTGGGAGGCCAGCGCAAAACTCTGACTATACTAACCTCTGATTTAAGAGGATTTACAGCGCTATCAGAACGATTACTTCCGGAAGAAGTGGTTAAAATTCTCAATCTCTATCTGAAACATATGTCAGAGGTGATTACTAAATACCAAGGAACCATTGATAAGTTCATGGGTGATGGAATTTTGGTTTTGTTTGGTGCTCCTACGGCGAGAGAAGACGATACAAAACGGGCAGTGGCTTGTGCTGTGGCGATGCAATTGGCAATGGTTCCTGTCAACGAAACGATGAATGAGTGGGGCTATCCACCTCTAGAAATGGGTATTGGTATCAACACAGGTGATGTTGTGGTGGGTAATATTGGCTCGGAAAAACGCACCGATTACAGTGTAGTGGGTAGCCAAGTCAACTTAACCTATCGCATTGAATCCTATACCATAGGTGGTCAAATTCTGATTTCACAATCCACCTTTGAACAGGTTAAGTCAATCGTGATTACTCACGGGCACAAACAGGTACAACCAAAAGGGGTTAAACAGCCAATTACTATCTATCAAGTTGTGGGTATTGGTGATGACTACAATCTATTTCTACCTAAAGAAGACGAGAATTTTTTTTACCTTCCTAAAGCCATCCCACTCACCTACAAAATTTTGGAAGGAAAGCATATCGGCAAAAATCTTTTTCTCGGAAGTTTAGTTAAGCTTTCAGCTAAGGGAGCGAAAGTGCGTTCCTACGAGAGACGAAGAGAGGATTTACCAGTAGAACTAAGTAATATAACCCTGAATATATTAAATCAATACCAAGCAGAATATAGTGATGATATCTATGCTAAAGTAACGTCAATTGAGACAGAAAATCTAGAGTTTTATATCCGTTTCACATCCCAACCTCCAGAGGTAAATAAAAGGCTTGATGCTCTCTACAATTCGATAAATGATACAAGTGAATATAAGGCGTTAGGTATCAACAGTTAG
- a CDS encoding HAD family hydrolase, which yields MVPTILALDFDGVLCNGLLEYFQTAWRTYCQIWKPASQTPPENLASSFYRLRPVIEIGWEMPILIHALILGISEDEILQDWSTVAQSIVNSETLDRTDIAKQLDTIRDKWITTDLDGWLSLHQFYPGVIERLDQILSTNTTQLYIVSTKEGRFIKQLLQQQGINLPQERIIGKESKRPKHQTLRQLIEAFPGEAVTLWFVEDRLNSLKSVQQQPDLKPVKLYLADWGYNTKAEQESACNDPRIQLLSLEQFSQDFSNWLD from the coding sequence ATGGTACCCACAATTCTTGCTCTCGACTTTGACGGTGTTCTGTGTAACGGACTATTAGAGTATTTTCAGACCGCGTGGCGTACATACTGTCAAATTTGGAAACCCGCCAGTCAAACACCACCCGAGAATTTAGCATCTAGCTTCTACCGCTTACGACCTGTGATCGAAATCGGCTGGGAAATGCCAATATTGATTCACGCGCTGATTCTCGGTATTTCAGAAGACGAGATTTTGCAGGATTGGTCAACAGTTGCCCAGTCTATCGTTAATTCCGAGACCTTAGACAGAACCGATATAGCTAAGCAGTTAGACACTATTCGGGATAAATGGATTACCACCGATTTAGATGGTTGGTTGAGTCTACACCAATTTTATCCTGGTGTGATTGAGCGGTTGGATCAAATACTTTCCACAAATACCACACAGCTATATATTGTTTCTACTAAAGAAGGACGCTTCATCAAGCAGCTATTGCAGCAACAAGGTATTAACTTACCACAAGAGAGGATTATTGGCAAGGAGTCCAAACGACCCAAACATCAAACCCTACGACAATTAATTGAAGCTTTCCCAGGGGAAGCAGTAACACTATGGTTTGTGGAAGATAGGCTTAATAGCCTTAAATCTGTGCAACAGCAGCCAGACCTCAAACCGGTGAAACTCTATCTAGCTGATTGGGGTTACAACACCAAAGCTGAGCAAGAATCTGCTTGTAATGACCCGAGAATTCAGTTGTTGTCTCTTGAGCAATTTTCCCAGGATTTTTCAAATTGGCTCGATTAA
- a CDS encoding cellulase family glycosylhydrolase, translating to MSRFFRHISRVARILSTILLTIISHFGQPRRRKPGHSRLPKYQRTKFTLPWRIIGLGLALVFLSLMELTLPSHHPVDAANAARTMQLPLSTQGSQLLDSLGRPILLRGVNWFGIETELHAPHGLWKRDYKDMLAQIKSLGYNMIRLPFSIQSLRASEVSGIDFNIGSNRELYGKSPLEVMDAIIKEAQQQGILILLDCHRLNDQRIPPLWYGDGFTETDWIETWKMLANRYRNQPNVIGADLKNEPHGPASWGTNDLATDWRLAAQRAGNAILAVNRNWLIVVEGVEKNVPGQRLATHWNGGNLEGVREYPVRLSNPNKLVYSPHEYGPGVFNHRWFSEPSFPNNLEYRWEIAWNYIAREGIAPILIGEFGGKEVDPNSTEGVWKRRLVDYINRNNLSFAYWSWNPNSGDTGGILQDDWQSVEAPKQQLLQGLLIANNFAPNVGVAPIIPSISIPRPSFPPGITKPIPTPLPNSQPSSIGQIPRPKPSRQPSRSVAPLPPPLSNPTPRSVAPLPPPLSNPTPRSVAPLPPPNLRTNPGVIPPLPAPLPAQSPAPSPTVTPRPVTPLPLPSPLANPDLKEPLPLPSPSATPRGIAPLPSPPPDTNQALREPIPTPEPSPNLPNPNLSTRSQTRNRVPLKVVPNLHSDWQEGFCIGIQVINESSNKVEDWELTFQMNQAAINNSWNGNFQPRNRENSKSSKDYVVTPLDWGRLIEPGQSRHLGFCANKLGSDYKPKQILASGR from the coding sequence ATGTCTAGATTTTTCCGGCACATATCCCGAGTTGCCCGCATCCTATCAACTATCCTGCTGACAATCATCAGCCATTTCGGGCAGCCTCGACGGCGCAAGCCTGGGCATAGTAGGCTTCCTAAGTACCAGCGAACCAAATTTACACTTCCTTGGCGAATCATTGGTCTTGGCTTAGCGTTAGTCTTTTTATCCCTGATGGAATTAACCTTGCCTTCTCACCATCCTGTTGATGCAGCCAATGCTGCAAGAACCATGCAGCTACCTCTTTCTACCCAAGGATCACAACTACTTGATTCCCTAGGTCGCCCGATATTACTCAGAGGGGTGAACTGGTTTGGGATTGAGACAGAGTTGCATGCTCCTCATGGGTTGTGGAAACGAGACTACAAGGATATGTTGGCGCAGATCAAAAGCTTGGGCTACAACATGATTCGGCTGCCGTTTTCTATCCAATCCCTAAGAGCCTCAGAGGTCAGTGGCATTGATTTCAACATCGGTAGCAATCGGGAGCTTTACGGTAAATCGCCCTTGGAGGTCATGGATGCCATTATCAAGGAAGCCCAGCAGCAAGGCATATTAATTTTGTTGGACTGTCACCGACTCAATGACCAACGTATTCCTCCATTATGGTATGGGGATGGGTTTACGGAAACTGATTGGATAGAAACCTGGAAAATGCTGGCCAATCGTTACCGCAATCAGCCTAATGTGATTGGTGCAGACCTGAAAAATGAACCCCATGGTCCAGCCAGCTGGGGGACAAACGATCTCGCCACTGACTGGCGACTGGCAGCACAGAGGGCTGGTAATGCCATTCTTGCGGTCAACCGCAATTGGCTGATAGTTGTTGAAGGTGTGGAAAAGAATGTTCCAGGTCAACGACTAGCGACCCATTGGAATGGGGGTAATCTGGAAGGGGTTAGGGAATATCCAGTACGTTTGTCTAATCCCAATAAGCTGGTCTATTCCCCCCATGAATATGGCCCTGGAGTCTTCAATCACCGTTGGTTTTCAGAACCTAGTTTTCCTAACAATTTGGAATACCGCTGGGAAATTGCTTGGAACTATATCGCTAGAGAAGGCATTGCGCCGATTTTGATCGGAGAATTCGGTGGTAAAGAAGTAGACCCTAACTCAACAGAGGGAGTTTGGAAGCGGCGGCTGGTAGATTACATTAATCGAAACAATCTAAGTTTTGCCTACTGGAGTTGGAATCCCAATAGTGGGGATACTGGCGGGATCCTGCAAGATGATTGGCAGAGTGTGGAGGCTCCTAAGCAACAACTGCTTCAGGGACTGCTAATTGCCAACAATTTCGCCCCGAACGTGGGAGTTGCTCCGATTATCCCCTCAATTTCCATACCGCGACCAAGTTTCCCACCAGGCATAACCAAACCAATCCCCACGCCATTGCCGAATTCCCAACCCAGCTCAATCGGGCAAATACCTAGACCAAAACCAAGTAGGCAGCCATCCAGAAGCGTGGCACCACTACCTCCACCCCTATCCAATCCCACACCCAGGAGCGTGGCACCACTACCTCCACCCCTCTCTAATCCTACACCCAGGAGCGTGGCACCACTACCCCCACCTAACCTGCGTACCAACCCTGGTGTAATCCCACCTTTACCAGCACCCTTACCGGCACAGTCACCTGCACCATCACCAACTGTCACACCAAGGCCAGTTACACCCCTACCCCTACCGTCACCCCTTGCCAATCCAGATTTAAAGGAGCCACTACCTTTACCATCCCCCAGTGCCACACCCAGGGGCATAGCACCCTTACCTTCACCGCCACCCGATACCAACCAAGCTTTAAGGGAGCCAATACCAACACCGGAACCTAGCCCTAATCTCCCTAACCCTAATCTCTCTACAAGGTCACAGACTCGAAACCGTGTCCCTTTAAAAGTGGTACCTAACCTGCATTCAGATTGGCAAGAAGGATTTTGCATCGGCATACAGGTTATCAATGAGAGCAGTAATAAGGTTGAAGACTGGGAATTAACATTCCAAATGAATCAAGCTGCGATTAACAATAGTTGGAATGGTAATTTCCAACCCCGTAACAGGGAAAACTCTAAATCCTCTAAAGACTATGTGGTCACCCCCCTGGATTGGGGACGATTGATCGAACCTGGTCAAAGTCGTCATTTGGGATTCTGTGCCAACAAGCTAGGGTCTGACTACAAACCCAAGCAAATCTTGGCATCAGGGCGATAA